One Xiphophorus hellerii strain 12219 chromosome 24, Xiphophorus_hellerii-4.1, whole genome shotgun sequence DNA window includes the following coding sequences:
- the LOC116715778 gene encoding protein-tyrosine kinase 2-beta-like isoform X2 — protein METFMDDRTTMLYFYQQVRSDYMQNYASKVSDGMALQLGCLEIRRFYKDMNPNGLEKKSNFELLEKEVGLDLFFPRELMESMKTKQLRRLIQQTFQSYSTFQQDQCMAKFFTTLSQCYSITEESYGCQLVHGWNLAIDLVIGASGISQQTDNSKPVCLAKFSDVRSISCTAEPDGRALLTVHIEGSKQPLAVNISSLAVAENMADLIDGYCRLEGKAEKSLMIRPNKGRDTRLKLPDIPQRAGPTGPDSRLSSDIYAEIPEQTTKYDDKHRISRDDIFVGRILGEGFFGEVQEGVYKCPSGERTRVAIKTCKDCSADVKEKFLSEADLMKNLDHPHIVRLIGVIEVDPVWIVMELYEHGELGNYLVEQQYILTAAKLTQYCLQICKALAYLEGLNMVHRDIAVRNILVASAECVKLGDFGLSRYVDEQEYYKASVSRLPIKWMAPESINFRRFTSASDVWMFGVCVWEIFSMAQQPFYWLENGQVINQLESGVRLHKPQQCPPPIYGLLTRCWAYEPHSRPTFRDLVLSFSEIHKMELEQETAVRVRSQSFSSTRTEPPPKPSRAQGNTLAHIKAPEKDSRMLWEKERMEDTLQRQRREMMMDHQWLEQEERQLDPMVRQDSLTKPPEKSPANGPPEKPSKPPTASQTRPTAELDRSGDEVYTGVMAMVKQVVQLKNEVNTLPASEYPTAVKAVGITLRSLIQSVDEILPSLHSSVTTEIEGTKKLLNKDLGELINKMRLAQQNSVTSLKEECQKQMLAAAHTLALDSKNLLDAVDQARVRANLAKPKPNSQDAGGGVPDE, from the exons ATGGAGACCTTTATGGATGACAGAACAACCATGCTCTACTTTTACCAACAG GTACGAAGTGATTACATGCAAAATTATGCCTCCAAAGTCAGCGATGGGATGGCCTTACAGCTTGGTTGTTTGGAGATCAG GAGGTTCTACAAGGACATGAATCCAAATGGACTGGAGAAAAAGTCCAACTTTGAACTGCTGGA GAAAGAAGTAGGGCTGGACCTGTTCTTTCCCAGAGAGCTCATGGAGAGCATGAAG ACCAAGCAGTTGCGTCGGCTGATCCAGCAGACCTTTCAGAGCTACTCGACGTTTCAGCAGGACCAGTGCATGGCCAAGTTCTTCACCACTTTGTCTCAGTGCTACAGCATCACTGAGGAAAGCTACGGCTGCCAGCTGGTG CATGGCTGGAATCTAGCTATAGACTTGGTCATAGGAGCCAGTGGGATCAGTCAACAAACGGATAACTCAAAA CCCGTCTGTCTGGCCAAGTTCTCTGACGTTCGCAGCATCTCCTGCACCGCTGAGCCTGACGGCCGCGCTCTCCTCACCGTGCACATAGAGGGATCCAAACAG CCGCTTGCAGTGAACATTTCCTCCCTGGCCGTAGCAGAGAACATGGCCGACCTGATCGATGGCTACTGCCGACTGGAAGGAAAAGCCGAGAAATCGCTCATGATCAGACCTAACAAAG GAAGAGACACAAGACTAAAGCTTCCTGACATACCTCAAAG GGCTGGTCCCACTGGCCCAGATAGCAGACTAA GTTCAGATATTTATGCAGAGATCCCAGAACAGACCACAAAGTATGATG ACAAACATCGGATCTCCAGAGATGACATCTTTGTAGGTCGGATCCTCGGCGAGGGATTTTTTGGTGAAGTCCAAGAGGGAGTTTACAAATGTCCA AGCGGAGAGAGAACTCGCGTGGCAATCAAAACATGCAAAGACTGCTCGGCGGACGTGAAGGAGAAGTTTCTAAGTGAAGCTG ATCTCATGAAAAACCTGGACCACCCTCACATTGTGCGTCTCATCGGAGTCATTGAGGTCGATCCAGTCTGGATTGTCATGGAGCTCTACGAACATGGAGAG CTGGGAAACTACCTTGTGGAGCAGCAGTACATCCTCACCGCAGCAAAGTTAACACAGTACTGTCTACAAATCTGCAAAGCCTTGGCTTACCTAGAGGGACTCAACATGGTACACAG AGATATAGCCGTTAGAAACATCCTGGTTGCATCCGCTGAATGTGTTAAGCTCGGAGATTTTGGACTGTCTCGTTACGTTGATGAACAAGAATATTATAAAG CCTCTGTCAGTCGACTACCGATCAAATGGATGGCTCCTGAATCCATCAATTTTAGACGCTTCACCTCAGCCAGCGACGTCTGGATGTTTG gtgtgtgtgtttgggagaTCTTCTCGATGGCCCAGCAGCCGTTTTACTGGCTGGAAAACGGACAGGTGATCAACCAGCTGGAGTCCGGAGTCCGGCTCCACAAACCCCAGCAGTGCCCTCCTCCCATCTACGGCCTGCTCACCCGCTGCTGGGCCTATGAGCCGCACAGCCGCCCCACCTTCAGGGACCTCGTCCTCTCCTTCAG TGAGATCCATAAGATGGAGTTGGAGCAGGAAACGGCTGTAAGAGTAAGGTCCCAGTCTTTCTCCTCCACGCGCACAGAGCCACCGCCAAAG CCGTCCAGAGCTCAAGGCAACACCCTCGCACACATAAAG GCTCCAGAGAAAGACAGCAGGATGTTGtgggagaaagagagaatggAGGACACTTTACAGAGACAGAGGCGAGAGATGATGATGGACCATCAGTGGCTGGAGCAGGAAGAGAGACAACTG GATCCTATGGTGAGACAAGATTCACTAACCAAG cctCCTGAAAAAAGCCCAGCAAATG GTCCTCCCGAGAAACCCTCAAAGCCTCCCACCGCCTCACAG ACTCGGCCCACAGCCGAGCTGGACCGGTCCGGAGACGAGGTCTACACCGGCGTCATGGCGATGGTGAAGCAGGTGGTGCAGCTGAAGAACGAAGTCAACACTCTGCCCGCCTCGGAGTATCCCACCGCTGTCAAG GCTGTAGGAATCACTCTCCGCAGTCTGATTCAAAGTGTTGATGAGATTCTGCCGTCTCTGCACAGCTCAGTCACCACAGAG ATCGAAGGTACCAAGAAACTCCTGAACAAAGATCTGGGCGAGCTCATCAACAAGATGCGGCTCGCCCAGCAGAACTCTGTAACCTCGCTGAAGGAGGAGTGTCAGAAACAGATGTTGGCTGCCGCCCACACGCTAGCGTTGGACTCCAAAAACTTGCTGGACGCTGTGGACCAGGCTCGGGTCAGGGCCAACCTGGCCAAGCCCAAACCCAACTCCCAAGATGCAGGAGGAGGCGTGCCGGACGAATAA